From Paenarthrobacter sp. A20:
CGCTGTTGGGTGTCCTCTCGGCACCGGCTGAGCTGCAGTTCCTCGCCGTCGGGATCCTTGGAGTTGTCCAGAGCGCAGGGTTCGGACTGGCCATGGCGCTGGTAGTGATCCGATCCGCAGGGCCGCCATCAGCCGGGAGGCTCTCGGCCATGAGCCAGGGCCTTGGATTCGCGTTGGCATCGCTCGGTCCGCTGCTCGCAGGGTTGCTGCACACCATGACCGGCGGCTGGGAAGTGACGTTCTGGGCGCTCGCTGCCGAAGCCGTGGTGTTGGCCGGTGCCGGATTCTTTGCTGTCCGCGGACCGCTTGTGAACGTGGAAGGGGCTGAAGTATCCCGGCAGGACGCGGCGAAACCCTCGCCTGTTCGGTGATCCTGCCCCGGCGCGCCGGGAGAAACGAACAGAGTCGGGCCTGGCTGTGCCAGCCGCCGGCAGGCCTGTTGAGTGGCAAGCCGTCGGCGTATCCTCGGCGATATGACCAACTCACCATCAGGGGCCAATCAGCCAAGCACACCCGCCACCGAGATCCTTGAGACCAACGAGTGTTGGGAGCTCCTTAGGGGTGTCTCAGTGGGCAGGCTTGCCGTGGTGGTGGATGACCACCCAGACATCTTCCCCGTGAACTACAAAGTGGACCACGGAACCATGGTGTTCCGGACAGGCGAAGGCACCAAGCTCCATGCGGCACTCGGCGATGCTCCGGTTGCCATCGAGGCCGATGGCGTCAACGCAGAAACAGGCGTGGCGTGGAGCGTGGTGGTCAAAGGGCAGGCCTCTGCCGTTAAGTTGACCCAGGACGTGCTGGATACCATCGGACTCCTGCTCTTTCCATGGGAGGCGGGCCAGAAGGACCAATTCATTCGGATCAATCCGGGCAGCGTGACGGGCCGCCGCTTCGCAGTCACCCCTGCGGTGACGTGGTGGACACCGCTGGATGACGCACCCACGGCACGGGGCGAGTGACCCTTAACGCCAAAACCCGCCCTCGAAACGAGGGCGGGTTTCCTGCGCCAGCTAGACGAGTTCCAACTGGTCAGCCACCACCCGGCCGGCGTGGATCACGGTGCGGTCCTTGCCACGGTCCATCACTGTGGAGGCCACTGTTTCACCGTCCACCAGGAGCAGTTCAGCAGGATCTCCAACCTCGACGCCGGGACGGTGGGCCGTGTCCTTGAGCCGGGTCGCGTTGGGGTCAAGGATGCTCGCGCCACCGATCGTGGCGATGGCCAGGGAGTGCTCGATCAACTCGTCCTTGCGGAAACCATGGGTGAAGGCGAGTTGCCACGTCCGGTCCAGCATGTCGGTGTTGCCGTACGGAGACCAGTAGTCGCGCTGGCCGTCCTCGCCCAGGCCAAGCCGGACTCCGGCCTCCGTGAGCAGCGGGATGGGCAACTGGCCAGCAGCGGAGGGAGCAACCGAAGCCAGGGAGACATCCAGCTCCGCGAAGGCATCAATCAGCCTGCGGGTAGTCGCTTCGTTGACGCTGCCCAATTGGTAGGCGTGGGACATGGTTACTTTGCCCTGCATGCCCAGGGCGCGGGTGCGTTCCAGTACCAGGTCCGTGCTGAAGACTCCCAGTTCACCGGGTTCGTGGAGGTGGATATCGATAGGGACCTGGTATTTCTCGGCCAGGCCGAACACGATGTCCAGGTGTTTCGCCGGGTCCCTGTCCAAGGTGCAGGGATCAATGCCACCCATGACGTTGGCACCGGCCTTCAGCGCCTCTTCCATCAGCTCAACAGTGCCCTCCTCCAGCAACAAACCGGCCTGGGGGAAGGCGATGATATCCACCGAAGCCTGGCCGGCGAACTTCTCCTTGGCGGCAGCAACGGCGTCGAAACGCTCCAGCCTGCAGTCCACATCCACCTGCGCATAGGAACGCACACGGGTGGTGCCCCGCGCGATCATCCGTCCCAACGTGTCGTTCACCCGCTCCTGCAGCGGGACCTCGGCGTTGCGCCAGTTTTGACGGTCGTTCATCATCATGGTCCATACGCCTGGACCACCTGTGTGTTCACGGAAGGGTAAGCCGATGCGGGTGGAATCCAGGTGCACGTGGACGTCCGAGAAGGACGGCAACAGCAGGCGTCCGCGCCCCTCCACGACAGTGACGCCAGCCGGAACGGCGCGGGCCGGATCATGGGGCTCGACGCCGGTGATCTTGCCGCCTGTTTCGCCCGCCACAAGGGAGACGTCGCTGAGCGCTTGCCCCCACGGGCGGACGGCGCGGATCAGGGTGTTCAATGTTTGCTCCTTTTGGTAGTGAATCTATTGCCTGCGTCTATTGCACGCCAGCCAGGACCGATGCCGCCATACCTGCGTGGTGGCAGGCGGGGGCTGCAGGCGCGGCCGGTGTGGGAATCTGGTCGATGCAGCGTTGACGTTGTTCTTCCGGAAGCGTGCCGATCAAGGGGCAACGGGTCCGGAAGACGCAGCCGCTGGGCGGATTGGCCGGAGACGGCAGGTCGCCGCGGAGCCGGATCTTTACCTGTTCGCGGGCCGCCCGGGGATCCGGCAGCGGCACTGCCGAGAGCAGCGCCTTGGTGTAGGGGTGCAGCGGGTTCTGGAAGAGCTCGTCACGGGGCCCCTGTTCCACGATCTTGCCCAGGTACATCACAGCAACTTCGTGGGAAATGTGCCGGACCACGGAGAGGTCGTGCGCAATGAAGATGTAGGAAACGCCGGTGTCGCGCTGGATCTGCTGCAGCAGGTTCACCACCTGGGCCTGAACGGAGACGTCCAGGGCGGACACTGGTTCGTCGCACACAATCACCGAAGGGTTCAGGGAAATGGCGCGGGCAATACCCACGCGTTGACGTTGGCCGCCGGAGAACTCATGCGGGAAACGGTTGTAGTGCTCCGGCTTCAACCCCACCTGGTCCAGGAGTTCCTTCACCCGGTTCTTGAGCCCACCCGGCGGGTTGATCTTCTGCGCCACCATGGGAGCCGCGATGGCCGTGCCCACGGTTTGGCGGGGATTCAGCGAGGCAAAGGGATCCTGGAAGATCATCTGGACCTTACGCCGGAAGTTGTACAGATCCCTGCCACGCAGCTGGCTGATGTCGACGCCGTCGATCACAATCCGCCCACCCGTCGGGTCCATGAGGCGCGCCACCATGCGTCCGGTGGTCGACTTACCGCATCCGGACTCGCCCACGAGCCCCAATGTCTGGCCTCGGGCAAGACTGAACGACACGCCGTCGACCGCTTTGACCGATCTCTTGGCGGCCCCCGGAAGGAGGCCGCCCTTCAGCGGGAAATGCTTTTGCAGGTTCTCCACCTGGAGAATTGGCTGATTGTCCATGGCGGGTCCTAACGCGAATTCCGGATGGTGATGATCTGCGGGCCACTCAAATGGCAGCGCTTTCCGTGCCCGTCCTCGACCTTCAGTTCGGGCCGTTGGCTGGCACAGACGCCGTCGCCGGCGAGTTCGGCGTAGTGGCACCGTGCGCTGAAGATGCAGCCCTTGGGCAGGTCAAGGAGCGACGGCGGCTGGCCGGGTATGGGGTTCAGCTGGCTTGAGGAGCTGTTGAGCGTGGGCATCGAGTTGAGCAGGCCGAGGGTGTAGGGGTGCTGGGTGTCGTAGAAGATTTCGTCCACCGGCCCGGACTCGACGCACTGGCCGCCGTACATGACCAGCACGTTGTCGCAGACCTCGGCGACTACACCGAGATCATGCGTGATGAGGATGAGCGCAGAGTTGCTTTCCTCCTGGAGCTCGGACATAAGGTCCAGGATCTGGGCCTGGACCGTGACGTCCAGGGCGGTGGTGGGCTCGTCGGCGATCAGGAGCTCGGGCTCGCAAATCAGCGCCATCGCGATCATGGCACGCTGGCGCATTCCCCCTGAGAAATGGTGCGGGTACTCGTCGTAGCGCTGCTCGGGGCTGGGGATACCCACCCTTCCCAGCATGTCGACGGCGGCCGCCCGGGCCTGCTTCTTGCTCGCCTTGTTGTGGACCAGGTAGGCCTCGGCAATCTGGTGCCCCACGGTGTAGAAGGGGTGCAGGGCGGAGAGCGGATCCTGGAAGATCATGCCGATGTTGCGGCCGCGGAGTTGGCGCATGGCCGACTCGGGCAGCGTGACCAGGTCCTTGCCCTGGAACATCGCCTGGCCGCTGACCTGCGCTGATGTGCCTTTGAGCAGGCCCATGAGTGCCTGGCTGGTGACGGACTTACCGGAGCCGGATTCGCCCACGATGCCCAGGGTCTGGCCACGTTCCAGGGCGAAGTCCATGCCGTTCACTGCGGAGACAACGCCGTCGTCCGTCGGGAATTTCACGGTGAGGTCGCGGACCTCGAGGAAGGGGGCGGTGGCGGTTGAAGCCGGGGCGCCCGCCGCTGCCGCGGTGGTACGTAACTGGGTCATTGGAGCCTCACTCGGGGATCGATGGCGGCATAGGCGAGGTCCACCACAACGTTGGCGACGATGACGAAGAACGCGGCCAGCATGGTGATGGCCATGGTGACAGGGAGGTCGCCGGAGATGGCGGCGTGCACTGCGGTGAATCCCAGGCCGGGGACGGAGAAGATCTGTTCGGTGAGGACCGCGCCGCCCAGAAGGAGGCCGATGTCCATGCCGAGCATCGTGACCACGGGGGTGATGCCCGCCCGTACGCCGTGCTTGAACGTCACAGTCCGTGGTGCCAGGCCCTTGGCGCGGGCTGTCCGGATGAAGTCTTCGCCGAATGTCTCGATCATGTTGGTGCGCGTCACCCGGATGTAGGAAGCACTGAAGAGGACGGCCAGTGCGATCCACGGCAGCAGGTAGTTGGCTACCCATGCTCCCGGTCCTTGCGGGCCAAAGGGGCTGTTGATCTCGTTGGTAGTAAAAGGCAAAAGGTGCAGCTGGTTGACGAACAGGAGCAGCAGGAAGAGGCCCGTGACCGGGATGGGCAGCGAAACACCCACGGAGGCGGCGCCGACAATGAACTTATCGACAGGGGAGCCCTTGCGCAGGGCGGCCATGAGGCCGAGCCCGACGCCGGTGATGGTCCACAGCACCAGCGCGCCGATGGCCATGGAGAACGTGTAAGGGAGTGAGCGGCCGATGATGTCCGCTACGTTCTCATTGGTTTGGAAGGACTTGCCCAGGCACGGCCATTCGCAGAGGGTCTGGGCTCCCGGGGCACCGATCATCCGGGAGGAGAAGAGCCCGCGGATGTAGTCGAAGTACTGGACCAAGAACGGCTGGTCCATGCCCAGGGCCACGCGGGCCTCAGCGACGCGTTCGGGCGTGCATTCCTGTCCGCAGGCGGCCGCGGCTGGATCGGAGGGGCCAAGCTGGAAGAGGGTGAAGGTGATGAAACTGACCGCTGCTAGAAGCAATACCAGCGATCCGGTCCGGCGAAGAATGAAAGTCATCATTGTGGTGGTTGCGGGCCGCCCGCTGATGCAGGCGGCCCGCTTCTCCTTCTGGACTATGCCCGATTAATTTTCGAAGCCCGGTTAGTTCTCGACGCCGACGATCGAGAGGTCGATGCCGCCGAAGAAGTAGCCCACCTGGGCGTTGCGGACGTTGGAACCGACCACGCTGTTGGTGTGGCTGCGGATGAGTGGCACGATCGGGTAGGTCTTCAAGGCTGAGCCGAAGGCCTCGGACCACTTCTTACCAAGTTCCTCCGAGTTGCCGTCCGTATTACGGAGCTCGAACATGGCCTTGGACACTACGGGATCGAAGTAGCGGGAAGTGTTGGAGAAGCCGTAGCTGGTGCCGTCGTTGTTCGGGCCGAGCAGGGGATCTGCGGAGGTGCGGATGGAGGCAGGATCGGCGCCGCCACACCAGCCGGAGCGGCCCATGTCCGGGAGTTGCTCGCTGGCCAGGATGGAGTAGTAGTTCGGTGCGGGGATCGCAACCAACTCAACCTCGATGCCCAAAGCCTTGAGGTTCTGCTGAACCACGGTGCCGGTGTTCTTGAAAGCGTCCCGGTTGTTGGCGTAGCCGTAGGTGAGGGTCTTGGGGTAATCCTTGCCCTCCAGCAGCTTCTTGGCTTCCTCAAGCTTTGGCTTGCCGGTGGGATCCAGTTCCAGTTCGGTCTCCACGTAGCCGCGCATCTTGGAGTTCAGCGGGCTCTGCGTGATCTCACCGAAGCGGCGTCCACCGTACTGCACCAGGATGGATTGGCGATCCAGGGCAAGCGCGATGGCCTTGCGGACGTCCGGATCCGTGATCTTCTGGGTGTTCAGGCTCAGGACGTCATTGCAGCCCAGGAGGCCGGAGGCAACGCGGTCCTTGACCTGGGCGTCGGCCAGCTTGGCGGAATCCGAGGTCTGCAGGGCACCGTTGGAATCGAGCGTGATGGCGTTGGGATCCGAGTCGGCCAGAAGCTGCTGGCTGATGGTGGCCTGGGAGGTGGACAGGGAGAAGCTGAACGTGTCCGGAAGGGCGGAGCGGTTGGGATCCGTGGCGGGATCCCAGTGCGGGTTGCGGACCAGCTTGAGGGATTTGCCGCGGTTGTAGGACTCCACCATGTACGGCCCGGAGGAGACGGGGTGGTTGGTGTAGTCGAGCTTGGTGTCCTTGGCCTTCGGGACCGGCGCCGTGTTGGAGCGCGATGCCAGTGCGGGGAACTCGGCGAACGGCTTCTTCAGGTGGAAGACCACGGTGCGCTCATCGGGCGTTTCGACAGCCTTGAGCACAGCGGAAGGATCCTTGTACGGCCCCTTGTACCCGCCGGCGTCGAGCGCTGCGTTCAACTCCTGCGGCGCCTGGGTGAAGACATCCTGCGCGAAGGTGCGCTCCACGCCGTATTTGATGTCCGCTGAAGTGATGGGCGTTCCGTCCTCGAACTTCACGCCTTCCTTCAGGGTGAAGGTCCAGCTGAGTCCGTCATCGGAGACCTTGCCGGTATCGGTGGCGAGGTCCGGGACGACAGTTGGCGGCTGGCCGGCCGTTTCCTTGGCCATGGTCAAGGTGCGGTAGTACAGCTGACCGACGTTGGCCGTCTGGACATAGTTGCTGTTGCCCGGATCCAGGGTCTGGAAGTCGGAAGACATGAGGACGTTGATGTTTCCGCCCTTGCCGTTGAAGCCGGACTTGACCACGTTGGGGGCCAACTCCGTGACCGAACCGGCGGGCTTGGAACTGCTGGGCTGGCTTTGGCCGGCGCCACAGCCGGTAGCGGCCATGGCGATCAACACCGAGAGTGCCAGTGCTCTTGCAGGGGTTTTCATGATGCTCCTTGTGAGGGGGTGAAAGGCGATGCGGGGATGAGGGTTAGTGGCGCGAAGCTTTGGGGTCCAGGGCATCCCGGACGGCGTCGCCCAGGAGGTTGAAGGCCAGGACGGTGATAATGAGCATGACGCCGGGGACAGCGAGGAACCACGGATCGCTGAGGTACCAGTTGCCGGACTGGGCGGCGTTGAGCATCTGGCCCCACGACGGTGTGGGGTCCTTGACGCCCACGCCCAGGAAGGACAACGCGGCCTCCGCCGAGATGTTGGTGGGGATCAACATGGTGGCGTACACCAGGACGACTCCCATCACGTTGGGGATGATCTGGCGGAAGAGAATGCTCAGGTGTGAGGCGCCAAAGGACCGTGCGGCTTCGACGAACTCGCGCTCGCGGAGGCTCAGCACCTGGCCGCGGACAATGCGGGCGAGGTAGGCCCAGCCGAAGAAGCCCAGGATGATGACCAGAGAGGCCATGGGCAGGAAGCTGCCTTCGCCGAGCGGGGTATCCCGGAGCCGCGACTGCAGGATGGGCGTCAGCGACAGCACGAGCAGGAGGTGCGGAAACGCGAGGAACAGGTCCATGATGCGGCTGATGATGGCGTCGGTCTTCCCGCCGAAGTAGCCGGCCGCCGCGCCCAGCACCGTGCCGAGGACTACGGAAACTGCGGTGGATAACAAAGCGATGGTGAGGGAGACCTGGCCACCGTAGGCGAGCCTCGCGAAGAGGTCGCGGCCCAGGCCCGGCTCGACGCCCAACCAGTGCTGGGCCGAGGGGTACATGTAGCCGGGGAGCGGAAGCCCGGGGGTCTGGAAGTCATCCAGCACTTCCGGGCTGGTGTTGGAAGTAAAGGGGTCGTTGCCCGACATGGCACTCAATACGGGAGCCAGGATGGCGAACAACACGATCGCCACCACCACGCACAGGCTGAGGAGCGCGATCTTGCTGCGCCGGATCCTCATCCACGCGGTGGCGAGCAGTGAGCGCGCCTCGGCAGGAGCGGCGGCTTTACCTTCCGGCGACGTTGCCGGAGGCGGCGGGCTGCCGGTGTTCGGTTCGATGGACTGTAACTGGGTCAACGGTTCTGCTCGATTCATGATCCGAGGAGCTGGCTCCGGAGTTCTTGTATACCAAAATAGACTAGAGCACGATCCATGCGATGTAAATCACAAATAATGTAGTGTTTGGAATACCAGAGAGTAGTCACCGCAATGTCCGCCGTAGGACAGGAAACAGGAGTCGCCCGTGCCCACCAAGGTCACCGCCCGCTACGTGCTGGGCCATCACAACGGACACCATGTCCTGCTGGAGAACGCCTGCGTGGTCTACAGCGGCCACACCATCGAGTACGTCGGCCATGACTACACGGGCCCTGTGGACGAGGAACGCCGGCTGGGTGAGGCACTGCTCATGCCAGGCCTGATCGATCTGGACGCCCTGACGGACATTGACCACCTCATCCTGGATAGCTGGGCTGGCGCGGAGCAGACCAAGGGGCACCAGTGGTCAGAGGACTACTTCCAGAACCGCCGCGCGGATGTCTTCACCGCCGAAGAACGCCAGCAGATCCGCGAATACGCCCTGATCCAACTGGTCCTGCATGGCATCACCACTTACATGCCCATCGCGTCCGAGGTGCACTCCGAATGGGCTGAGCCACTCGAGGAACTGGTGGGGATGGCGGAGACCAGCAGCCGCTTGGGCCTGCGGGCCTTCCTGGGTCCCGCCTACCGTTCCGGCGTGAACGTCGTGTTGGACACGGGCGAACGGTCAGTAATGTTCGACGACGGTCGCGGCCGTGAGGGACTCGCTGACGCCTTGCGCTTCATTGACCATGCGAGCGAACTCAACGATCCGCTGGTCAACGCAGTCCTGCTCCCGTGCCGGATCGAGACGCTGGACATCGAGATGCTCAAGGCCACCGCGGCAGCGTCGAGCGAGCGGAACGTGCTGGTGCGCCTGCACTCCCTGCAGGGCTTGGTGGAACGCGAACTCATCCTGGACTGGCACGGCGTGACGCCCTTGGAGCTCCTGGACCAAGTGGGTTTGCTCAACGAACGCCTCCTGATCCCGCATGCCACCTACACGGACCGGAATCCCGCGGTGCATGGCGAAGACCGCGGAGACCTGGCAAGGCTGGCGGGCAGCGGTGCCAGCATCATCCACTGCCCGCTGACCTCGATGCGGTATGGCAGCACCCTGGACTCCTTCAACGCGTACAAGGAAGCCGGCATCAATATCTCCCTTGGCACGGACTCTTTCCCGCCGGACCTCATCCGCGGCATTGATGCCGGCGTTCAGCTCGCCAAGATCCTCGCAGGCACCAACGACGCCGGTGACGTGGCCGGGTACATCGACGCCGCCACTCTGGGTGGGGCCCATGCGTTGAAGCGGCCTGACCTGGGGCGTCTTGAACCGGGGGCCCAGGCCGACATGGTGGCCTTCTCCTTGGCAGATATCCGGGACGGCGTCCACGCCGACCCGCTGCGGACCCTCCTCCTGAACGGCACGGCCCGCCAAGCCGTGCTGTCCGTAGTAGCCGGACGGACCATCATGGCTGATGGCGTGATAGCCGGAGTGGACCTGGATCACTGGCGCCTGAAGGGCCAGGAACTGTTCGAAAAGATGCGCAGCGCCTATACGGTCCGGGATGCCCGGAACCGCCCCGCCGACGAGCTCTTTCCTCCCGTGTATGCTCGGTTGGAACGCTGATCGGCGCCGTCCGGCACAGGGAGCGGACGCTGGCATGAAGGGAAGTTTGACAGTGGCTGAGGCGATGCCGGAAACGGGAAATGGCCGCGATGAAGAGGCCCGCGCGGAAAACGTCTACCAGTTGGTGCTGGAGGGCATCGTCACGGGGAAGTACGCCCAGGGGATGCGGTTGCGTGAACGCGAGCTCTCGGAGATCTACAACGTCTCCCGAATCCCCGTACGTGAGGCCATTCAGCGACTGGAGCAGGACGGCTTTGTGGAGACTTTCCCGCGCCGGGGTGCGGTGGTCCGGCAACTGACGCTCACGGACGTCAATGAGCTGTTCGACATTCGCCTCTGCCTGGAAACCTTCGCTGCCAGGATGGCTGCCACTCGTGTGGCGGAGGGCAGCG
This genomic window contains:
- a CDS encoding pyridoxamine 5'-phosphate oxidase family protein — translated: MTNSPSGANQPSTPATEILETNECWELLRGVSVGRLAVVVDDHPDIFPVNYKVDHGTMVFRTGEGTKLHAALGDAPVAIEADGVNAETGVAWSVVVKGQASAVKLTQDVLDTIGLLLFPWEAGQKDQFIRINPGSVTGRRFAVTPAVTWWTPLDDAPTARGE
- a CDS encoding ABC transporter substrate-binding protein yields the protein MKTPARALALSVLIAMAATGCGAGQSQPSSSKPAGSVTELAPNVVKSGFNGKGGNINVLMSSDFQTLDPGNSNYVQTANVGQLYYRTLTMAKETAGQPPTVVPDLATDTGKVSDDGLSWTFTLKEGVKFEDGTPITSADIKYGVERTFAQDVFTQAPQELNAALDAGGYKGPYKDPSAVLKAVETPDERTVVFHLKKPFAEFPALASRSNTAPVPKAKDTKLDYTNHPVSSGPYMVESYNRGKSLKLVRNPHWDPATDPNRSALPDTFSFSLSTSQATISQQLLADSDPNAITLDSNGALQTSDSAKLADAQVKDRVASGLLGCNDVLSLNTQKITDPDVRKAIALALDRQSILVQYGGRRFGEITQSPLNSKMRGYVETELELDPTGKPKLEEAKKLLEGKDYPKTLTYGYANNRDAFKNTGTVVQQNLKALGIEVELVAIPAPNYYSILASEQLPDMGRSGWCGGADPASIRTSADPLLGPNNDGTSYGFSNTSRYFDPVVSKAMFELRNTDGNSEELGKKWSEAFGSALKTYPIVPLIRSHTNSVVGSNVRNAQVGYFFGGIDLSIVGVEN
- a CDS encoding ABC transporter permease encodes the protein MNRAEPLTQLQSIEPNTGSPPPPATSPEGKAAAPAEARSLLATAWMRIRRSKIALLSLCVVVAIVLFAILAPVLSAMSGNDPFTSNTSPEVLDDFQTPGLPLPGYMYPSAQHWLGVEPGLGRDLFARLAYGGQVSLTIALLSTAVSVVLGTVLGAAAGYFGGKTDAIISRIMDLFLAFPHLLLVLSLTPILQSRLRDTPLGEGSFLPMASLVIILGFFGWAYLARIVRGQVLSLREREFVEAARSFGASHLSILFRQIIPNVMGVVLVYATMLIPTNISAEAALSFLGVGVKDPTPSWGQMLNAAQSGNWYLSDPWFLAVPGVMLIITVLAFNLLGDAVRDALDPKASRH
- a CDS encoding chlorohydrolase family protein gives rise to the protein MPTKVTARYVLGHHNGHHVLLENACVVYSGHTIEYVGHDYTGPVDEERRLGEALLMPGLIDLDALTDIDHLILDSWAGAEQTKGHQWSEDYFQNRRADVFTAEERQQIREYALIQLVLHGITTYMPIASEVHSEWAEPLEELVGMAETSSRLGLRAFLGPAYRSGVNVVLDTGERSVMFDDGRGREGLADALRFIDHASELNDPLVNAVLLPCRIETLDIEMLKATAAASSERNVLVRLHSLQGLVERELILDWHGVTPLELLDQVGLLNERLLIPHATYTDRNPAVHGEDRGDLARLAGSGASIIHCPLTSMRYGSTLDSFNAYKEAGINISLGTDSFPPDLIRGIDAGVQLAKILAGTNDAGDVAGYIDAATLGGAHALKRPDLGRLEPGAQADMVAFSLADIRDGVHADPLRTLLLNGTARQAVLSVVAGRTIMADGVIAGVDLDHWRLKGQELFEKMRSAYTVRDARNRPADELFPPVYARLER
- a CDS encoding GntR family transcriptional regulator — protein: MKGSLTVAEAMPETGNGRDEEARAENVYQLVLEGIVTGKYAQGMRLRERELSEIYNVSRIPVREAIQRLEQDGFVETFPRRGAVVRQLTLTDVNELFDIRLCLETFAARMAATRVAEGSDGGRLEELMDASKAAIDEDRTEDVAVISAELHAEIVRLSGNRLLIESVKPLFGRMRWIFGLAHNRSNELQRDEHTELCNAILKGRPDLAYSLAYSHIELGREPVLSGLAETLDP
- a CDS encoding ABC transporter permease encodes the protein MMTFILRRTGSLVLLLAAVSFITFTLFQLGPSDPAAAACGQECTPERVAEARVALGMDQPFLVQYFDYIRGLFSSRMIGAPGAQTLCEWPCLGKSFQTNENVADIIGRSLPYTFSMAIGALVLWTITGVGLGLMAALRKGSPVDKFIVGAASVGVSLPIPVTGLFLLLLFVNQLHLLPFTTNEINSPFGPQGPGAWVANYLLPWIALAVLFSASYIRVTRTNMIETFGEDFIRTARAKGLAPRTVTFKHGVRAGITPVVTMLGMDIGLLLGGAVLTEQIFSVPGLGFTAVHAAISGDLPVTMAITMLAAFFVIVANVVVDLAYAAIDPRVRLQ
- a CDS encoding amidohydrolase family protein codes for the protein MNTLIRAVRPWGQALSDVSLVAGETGGKITGVEPHDPARAVPAGVTVVEGRGRLLLPSFSDVHVHLDSTRIGLPFREHTGGPGVWTMMMNDRQNWRNAEVPLQERVNDTLGRMIARGTTRVRSYAQVDVDCRLERFDAVAAAKEKFAGQASVDIIAFPQAGLLLEEGTVELMEEALKAGANVMGGIDPCTLDRDPAKHLDIVFGLAEKYQVPIDIHLHEPGELGVFSTDLVLERTRALGMQGKVTMSHAYQLGSVNEATTRRLIDAFAELDVSLASVAPSAAGQLPIPLLTEAGVRLGLGEDGQRDYWSPYGNTDMLDRTWQLAFTHGFRKDELIEHSLAIATIGGASILDPNATRLKDTAHRPGVEVGDPAELLLVDGETVASTVMDRGKDRTVIHAGRVVADQLELV
- a CDS encoding ABC transporter ATP-binding protein, producing the protein MTQLRTTAAAAGAPASTATAPFLEVRDLTVKFPTDDGVVSAVNGMDFALERGQTLGIVGESGSGKSVTSQALMGLLKGTSAQVSGQAMFQGKDLVTLPESAMRQLRGRNIGMIFQDPLSALHPFYTVGHQIAEAYLVHNKASKKQARAAAVDMLGRVGIPSPEQRYDEYPHHFSGGMRQRAMIAMALICEPELLIADEPTTALDVTVQAQILDLMSELQEESNSALILITHDLGVVAEVCDNVLVMYGGQCVESGPVDEIFYDTQHPYTLGLLNSMPTLNSSSSQLNPIPGQPPSLLDLPKGCIFSARCHYAELAGDGVCASQRPELKVEDGHGKRCHLSGPQIITIRNSR
- a CDS encoding ABC transporter ATP-binding protein; amino-acid sequence: MDNQPILQVENLQKHFPLKGGLLPGAAKRSVKAVDGVSFSLARGQTLGLVGESGCGKSTTGRMVARLMDPTGGRIVIDGVDISQLRGRDLYNFRRKVQMIFQDPFASLNPRQTVGTAIAAPMVAQKINPPGGLKNRVKELLDQVGLKPEHYNRFPHEFSGGQRQRVGIARAISLNPSVIVCDEPVSALDVSVQAQVVNLLQQIQRDTGVSYIFIAHDLSVVRHISHEVAVMYLGKIVEQGPRDELFQNPLHPYTKALLSAVPLPDPRAAREQVKIRLRGDLPSPANPPSGCVFRTRCPLIGTLPEEQRQRCIDQIPTPAAPAAPACHHAGMAASVLAGVQ